One region of Rhodophyticola sp. CCM32 genomic DNA includes:
- a CDS encoding NAD(P)-dependent oxidoreductase: protein MAKLAFLGLGVMGAPMAGHLQAAGHDVTVYNRTEAKAEAWAATHGGGFAPSPRATVAGAEFVMSCVGNDDDLRAVVLGEDGALAGMAPGAVYVDHTTVSATVTRELAAQAAKGEVAWVDAPVSGGQAGAENGQLAIMCGGEAAAFASAEPVMAAYAKAIVHFGEVGAGQLTKMINQICIAGAIQGISEGLFFAMEAGLDPKKVADLVSQGAGGSWQLANRAATMVDNEFNHGFAVDWMRKDLGIALAQGKEMGLSLPVTSLVDQFYAEVQQLGGGRWDTSSLIQRFRKMHGMDI from the coding sequence ATGGCAAAACTGGCGTTTCTGGGTCTGGGTGTCATGGGCGCCCCGATGGCGGGGCATTTGCAGGCCGCAGGCCATGATGTGACGGTGTATAACCGGACAGAGGCGAAGGCCGAGGCATGGGCGGCCACGCATGGCGGTGGTTTTGCGCCCAGCCCGCGCGCAACGGTGGCGGGGGCGGAGTTCGTGATGTCCTGTGTCGGCAATGACGATGACCTGCGCGCCGTGGTTCTGGGCGAAGACGGGGCGCTGGCCGGTATGGCCCCGGGCGCGGTCTATGTGGATCACACCACGGTGTCTGCAACAGTGACCCGGGAGCTTGCAGCTCAGGCGGCAAAAGGGGAGGTCGCCTGGGTGGACGCCCCGGTATCCGGCGGGCAGGCCGGGGCCGAAAACGGGCAATTGGCGATCATGTGCGGCGGCGAGGCCGCAGCATTTGCCAGCGCAGAGCCGGTGATGGCGGCCTATGCCAAGGCCATTGTGCATTTTGGTGAGGTCGGGGCCGGTCAATTGACCAAGATGATCAACCAGATCTGCATCGCCGGTGCGATACAGGGGATTTCCGAAGGATTGTTCTTTGCGATGGAGGCCGGGCTGGACCCGAAAAAAGTGGCCGATCTGGTGTCACAGGGGGCGGGCGGTTCCTGGCAATTGGCGAACCGGGCCGCAACCATGGTGGACAATGAGTTCAACCACGGGTTCGCGGTTGACTGGATGCGCAAGGATCTGGGGATCGCTTTGGCCCAGGGCAAGGAAATGGGGCTGAGCCTGCCGGTGACCTCTCTGGTTGATCAGTTCTATGCCGAGGTGCAGCAGCTTGGCGGCGGGCGGTGGGACACGTCCAGCCTGATCCAGCGGTTCCGCAAGATGCATGGGATGGATATCTGA
- a CDS encoding LamB/YcsF family protein, with protein MSLSVDLNADMGESFGPWVMGRDAELLQIITSANVACGAHAGDPDVMAETMAIAVENRVGIGAHPGFPDLQGFGRRRMHLPHKTLANFIRFQLGAAQAMATAAGGKIRHLKLHGALGNMTSEDGELARACYDAGLSVDPDIIIMVLAATAQEQAARALGCAWAGEIFADRAYNEDATLVDRSQPGAVIHDAAIAGPRIASMVKAGAIITGSGREIPAAIDTICLHGDTPEAVEIARSVRAALETEGVAVTQFPGRRA; from the coding sequence ATGAGCCTGAGCGTCGATCTGAATGCGGATATGGGCGAAAGCTTCGGCCCCTGGGTCATGGGCCGGGATGCGGAGCTTTTGCAGATTATCACATCGGCCAATGTCGCCTGCGGGGCCCATGCGGGCGACCCCGATGTGATGGCCGAAACCATGGCGATTGCGGTGGAAAACCGGGTGGGCATCGGCGCCCATCCGGGGTTTCCCGACCTTCAGGGCTTTGGCCGGCGGCGCATGCATCTGCCCCATAAGACATTGGCCAATTTCATCCGTTTCCAGCTTGGCGCGGCGCAGGCAATGGCGACAGCGGCAGGGGGAAAAATACGGCATCTGAAATTGCATGGGGCGCTTGGCAACATGACCTCGGAAGACGGGGAACTGGCGCGGGCCTGCTATGATGCGGGGCTGTCGGTGGACCCGGATATCATCATCATGGTTCTGGCGGCCACCGCTCAGGAACAGGCCGCGCGCGCGCTTGGCTGTGCCTGGGCCGGTGAGATTTTCGCCGACCGGGCCTATAACGAGGATGCAACCCTGGTGGACCGGTCCCAGCCCGGCGCGGTGATCCATGATGCCGCGATTGCGGGGCCGCGCATCGCTTCCATGGTCAAGGCAGGCGCGATCATCACCGGCAGCGGCCGGGAAATTCCGGCGGCCATCGACACGATCTGCCTGCATGGGGACACCCCCGAAGCGGTGGAGATTGCCCGCTCGGTCCGCGCGGCGCTGGAGACGGAAGGCGTTGCTGTGACGCAATTTCCCGGGCGCAGGGCCTGA
- a CDS encoding MATE family efflux transporter: MPSGASTRAEVMPLLRLSMPLMIAFAAATLIGVVDTVMIAPLGTVPLAAAGITTAFLIILISGLWGLVTVIGVEIAQAHGADDAGEVSAHLRHGLALCAIGGAGAGLVMVLAFPLLRWLNQPPEVIAILMPYWISMAIWLVPILMFFAFKTLFDTIGRPWTGVAISYLGVVVNVPLNYGLIHGVGMGLVGAGIASVLSSSATLLVAWLFWHRASDLAPYRQRVPISWGRIRMLYREGLPICIGYAGEGAAYAFLGIILGWFGAVELAANQVVNAIGGVFYVIPLGMASAVSIRIGLAIGGSERDRLRPILSAALWIVTLWMLAITALYIFGARTMSEALTRDLAVVDLAVGLFIVAALVQVADGVQSSTLGALRGMSDNRVPTAMTLISYWPLALPAAYVIGFPMGYGAIGVWAGYGLGIALAAILLSVRFWRLTAAR; this comes from the coding sequence GTGCCGTCGGGCGCCAGCACCCGTGCCGAGGTGATGCCGCTGCTGCGCCTGTCGATGCCATTGATGATCGCCTTTGCGGCGGCCACGCTGATCGGTGTGGTCGATACGGTCATGATTGCGCCCCTGGGCACCGTGCCGCTGGCCGCTGCCGGGATCACCACGGCCTTTCTGATCATCCTGATATCGGGGCTTTGGGGGCTTGTGACCGTGATCGGGGTCGAGATCGCACAGGCCCATGGCGCGGATGATGCGGGCGAGGTTTCGGCCCATCTTCGCCATGGGCTGGCGCTTTGCGCGATTGGCGGGGCGGGCGCGGGGCTGGTGATGGTTCTGGCCTTCCCGCTTCTGCGCTGGCTCAACCAGCCGCCCGAAGTGATTGCCATCCTGATGCCCTACTGGATCAGCATGGCGATCTGGCTGGTGCCGATCCTGATGTTCTTCGCCTTCAAGACGCTGTTCGATACAATCGGCCGGCCCTGGACCGGTGTGGCGATTTCCTATCTTGGGGTGGTGGTGAATGTGCCGCTGAATTACGGGCTGATCCATGGGGTTGGCATGGGGTTGGTGGGGGCGGGCATTGCCAGCGTTCTGTCCAGCAGTGCCACGCTTCTGGTGGCCTGGCTGTTCTGGCACCGGGCATCTGATCTTGCGCCTTACCGGCAACGGGTCCCGATCAGCTGGGGGCGGATCAGGATGCTGTATCGTGAGGGGCTGCCGATCTGTATCGGCTATGCGGGCGAGGGCGCGGCCTATGCGTTTCTCGGGATCATACTGGGCTGGTTCGGTGCGGTGGAACTGGCCGCCAATCAGGTGGTCAATGCGATTGGCGGTGTCTTCTATGTGATCCCGCTTGGCATGGCGAGCGCGGTGTCGATCCGTATTGGTCTGGCCATCGGCGGGTCAGAGCGTGACCGTTTGCGTCCGATTCTCAGCGCTGCGCTTTGGATCGTGACGCTTTGGATGCTGGCCATCACAGCACTGTATATCTTCGGCGCGCGCACCATGTCAGAGGCTTTGACCCGGGATCTGGCCGTGGTCGATCTGGCCGTGGGTCTTTTCATCGTGGCAGCCCTGGTCCAGGTTGCCGATGGGGTCCAGTCAAGCACGCTTGGCGCGCTGCGCGGCATGTCGGACAACCGGGTGCCGACGGCGATGACATTGATCAGTTACTGGCCGCTTGCACTGCCTGCGGCCTATGTTATCGGCTTTCCCATGGGCTATGGCGCAATCGGGGTCTGGGCCGGGTATGGCCTGGGTATCGCATTGGCCGCGATCCTGCTTTCGGTCCGGTTCTGGCGGCTTACAGCGGCGCGTTGA
- a CDS encoding 50S ribosomal protein L25/general stress protein Ctc: MAGEIPDLVAEARTGTGKGAARQARRNGMVPGIVYGGESDPLPIQIPFNVLLKRLKQGRFLSTLFNMQVEGEDDVRVICRSVQRDVVKDLPTHVDFLRLHRNTRINLFIPVEFINEETAPGLKKGGVLTVVRPEVELMVTAADIPEKLVVDLDGLDIGDTVTISAIELPKGTRAIIDRDFVIANLTAPSSLLSQEADDEAETEGEEGADAAAEGETEGDAS, from the coding sequence ATGGCTGGAGAGATCCCAGATCTCGTAGCCGAGGCACGGACGGGGACAGGCAAGGGGGCCGCCCGTCAAGCACGCCGCAATGGCATGGTGCCCGGTATCGTTTATGGTGGCGAAAGTGATCCGCTGCCGATTCAAATCCCCTTTAACGTTCTGCTGAAGCGCCTGAAACAGGGCCGTTTCCTGTCGACCCTGTTCAATATGCAGGTCGAGGGCGAAGATGACGTGCGGGTGATCTGCCGCAGCGTCCAGCGCGATGTGGTCAAAGACCTGCCGACGCATGTGGATTTCCTGCGTCTGCACCGCAACACGCGGATCAACCTGTTCATTCCGGTTGAATTCATCAACGAGGAAACCGCGCCGGGCCTGAAAAAGGGCGGTGTGCTGACTGTGGTCCGCCCCGAGGTCGAACTGATGGTGACGGCAGCCGATATCCCCGAGAAACTGGTTGTCGATCTCGACGGTCTGGATATCGGCGATACGGTCACAATCAGCGCGATCGAGTTGCCGAAAGGCACCCGGGCGATCATCGACCGCGATTTCGTGATTGCGAACCTGACCGCACCGTCCAGTCTGCTCTCGCAGGAAGCTGATGATGAGGCGGAGACCGAAGGCGAAGAGGGCGCAGACGCCGCCGCCGAGGGCGAGACCGAGGGCGACGCAAGCTAA
- a CDS encoding biotin-dependent carboxyltransferase family protein: MSVLIIHSAGPGVTVQDLGRPRHLVQGLSRGGAMDRMALYEGAALLGQAPEMAVLEMVGMGGVFEASAATRIALTGAPMKASLDGAPLIWNASHMVPAGAKLSIGGVVQGAAGYLHVGGGFETEGWLGSRAVQLNAGLGGAVAPGSHLPIGDDAGGPTGMILDVADRCAGGVLRLLPSVQTGFFDEATRTRLETTAFHRDPRSNRMALRLGFEGQGFALEGALTVVSEVIVPGDIQITGDGVPVILMAECQTMGGYPRIATVLPSDLPRAAQTPPGVPLHLHFITAEEGLAAERADLALRKGVRSHIRPLVRDPRDIPDLLRYHLSDGAVSGHEEEHQ; encoded by the coding sequence ATGAGTGTGCTGATCATCCACAGTGCCGGGCCCGGTGTCACGGTTCAGGACCTCGGGCGCCCCAGGCATCTGGTGCAGGGCCTTTCGCGCGGTGGGGCGATGGACCGGATGGCGCTTTACGAAGGGGCGGCACTGCTGGGTCAGGCCCCGGAAATGGCGGTGCTGGAAATGGTCGGCATGGGCGGTGTGTTCGAGGCCAGCGCCGCCACCCGTATTGCGCTCACCGGCGCGCCGATGAAGGCCAGTCTGGATGGCGCCCCGCTGATCTGGAATGCCAGCCACATGGTCCCTGCGGGCGCGAAACTGTCTATCGGTGGCGTGGTGCAGGGGGCGGCCGGGTATCTGCATGTGGGCGGCGGGTTCGAGACCGAAGGGTGGCTTGGGTCCCGGGCCGTGCAGTTGAATGCCGGGCTTGGCGGCGCGGTTGCGCCGGGCAGTCATCTGCCCATTGGCGATGATGCGGGCGGGCCGACCGGTATGATCCTGGATGTGGCCGACCGGTGTGCAGGCGGGGTGTTGCGCCTTCTGCCCTCGGTTCAGACCGGTTTTTTTGATGAGGCAACCCGGACCCGGCTGGAAACAACCGCGTTTCACCGGGATCCAAGATCGAACCGTATGGCGCTCAGGCTGGGTTTCGAGGGGCAGGGGTTTGCGCTTGAAGGGGCGTTGACCGTTGTCTCCGAGGTGATTGTGCCCGGCGATATCCAGATCACCGGTGACGGGGTGCCGGTGATCCTGATGGCCGAATGCCAGACCATGGGCGGGTATCCCCGGATTGCGACGGTGCTGCCCTCTGATCTGCCCCGTGCGGCGCAGACCCCGCCGGGTGTTCCCCTGCATCTGCACTTCATCACGGCAGAGGAGGGGCTGGCGGCGGAACGGGCCGATCTGGCTTTGCGCAAGGGGGTGCGCTCCCACATCCGGCCATTGGTGCGCGACCCGCGCGACATTCCCGATCTGTTGCGCTATCACCTGAGTGACGGGGCCGTTTCCGGCCATGAGGAGGAGCATCAATGA
- a CDS encoding alpha-hydroxy acid oxidase encodes MPVITEIEDLRRLHKRRTPKMFYDYAESGSWTEQTFRDNSSDFDLIRLRQRVAVDMAGRSTKGRMIGEDVAMPVALAPVGLTGMQCADGEIKAARAAEAFGVPFTLSTMSICSIEDVAAHTSKPFWFQVYTLKDDAFMQRLFDRARAAQCSAIVITVDLQVLGQRHRDLKNGLSAPPKLTLKSIANLATKIPWGLEMLQTRRRGFGNIVGHAAGVSDASSLGAWTAESFDPSLDWERIKQLRKMWGGKVIIKGILDAEDAKLAVDAGADAIVVSNHGGRQLDGALSSIRVLPSIMEAVGDRVEVHLDSGIRSGQDVLKALAMGASGTYIGRAFVNGLGAMGQAGVTRALEIIQNELDVTMALCGEREAANLGRHNLLVPKDFEGEWV; translated from the coding sequence ATGCCCGTCATCACCGAGATCGAAGACCTGCGCCGTCTGCATAAGCGCCGCACGCCGAAGATGTTCTATGACTACGCGGAATCGGGCAGTTGGACCGAACAGACTTTTCGCGACAACAGCAGCGATTTCGATCTGATCCGCCTCCGGCAGCGGGTGGCGGTGGATATGGCCGGGCGCTCCACCAAGGGCCGGATGATCGGTGAGGATGTGGCGATGCCCGTGGCGCTGGCCCCTGTGGGGCTGACCGGGATGCAATGCGCCGATGGAGAGATCAAGGCCGCCCGTGCGGCCGAGGCCTTTGGCGTTCCCTTCACACTCAGCACCATGTCGATCTGTTCGATCGAGGATGTGGCGGCGCATACGTCAAAACCGTTCTGGTTTCAGGTTTATACGCTGAAAGACGATGCGTTCATGCAGCGGCTGTTTGATCGGGCCAGGGCGGCGCAATGTTCGGCGATTGTGATCACCGTTGATCTGCAGGTTCTGGGGCAACGCCATCGTGATCTGAAAAACGGTCTCAGCGCGCCACCGAAACTCACGCTGAAATCCATCGCCAATCTGGCCACCAAAATCCCCTGGGGGCTGGAGATGCTGCAAACCCGGCGGCGGGGGTTCGGCAATATCGTCGGCCATGCCGCCGGGGTCAGCGATGCCTCCTCGCTTGGGGCCTGGACGGCAGAATCGTTTGACCCTTCGCTTGACTGGGAGCGGATCAAACAATTGCGCAAAATGTGGGGCGGCAAGGTGATCATCAAGGGCATTCTGGATGCCGAGGATGCGAAACTGGCCGTGGATGCCGGGGCCGATGCGATTGTGGTCTCAAACCATGGCGGGCGCCAGCTTGACGGGGCGCTGAGTTCGATCCGGGTCTTGCCGTCGATCATGGAGGCCGTGGGCGACAGGGTTGAGGTGCATCTCGACAGTGGTATCCGCTCGGGTCAGGACGTGCTTAAAGCGCTCGCGATGGGGGCAAGCGGCACCTATATCGGGCGCGCTTTTGTCAATGGTCTGGGCGCGATGGGGCAGGCCGGGGTGACCAGGGCTTTGGAGATCATCCAGAATGAACTGGATGTGACCATGGCGCTCTGTGGGGAGCGGGAGGCCGCCAATCTGGGGCGGCATAATCTGCTTGTGCCGAAGGATTTTGAAGGGGAATGGGTGTAG
- a CDS encoding 5-oxoprolinase subunit B family protein produces the protein MPPVPPETWPVIRTVGLTGLLVSFADVFSEAANRAALAFRAAVDRQDWPGVEETAPSLVSVFLRIDPLTADHTRLKAQLSEVMASRDWYAAPLPEGRRLFRVPTVYGTDLAPDLPAAAEAAGVSEAEAITQLSSARLRVLTVGFAPGQPYLGELPENWNLPRRAELNPMVPAGAMIQAIRQCVLFSRPSPTGWRHVGQTAFHNFRPDSADPFPLTPGDEVQFVETDRAHVERLLEDPGALDGGAGVEVIG, from the coding sequence ATGCCACCCGTGCCCCCTGAAACCTGGCCTGTGATCCGCACCGTGGGCCTGACCGGTCTGCTGGTCAGTTTCGCGGATGTGTTCAGCGAGGCGGCAAACCGCGCCGCGCTCGCCTTTCGCGCCGCCGTGGATCGGCAGGATTGGCCGGGGGTGGAGGAAACCGCCCCTTCTCTGGTCTCGGTCTTTCTCAGGATTGACCCGCTGACTGCTGACCATACGCGGTTGAAGGCGCAGCTTTCCGAGGTGATGGCCAGTCGGGACTGGTATGCAGCACCTTTGCCCGAGGGGCGGCGTCTGTTCCGGGTGCCCACGGTCTATGGCACCGATCTGGCCCCTGATCTGCCCGCCGCAGCCGAGGCTGCCGGGGTTTCGGAGGCCGAGGCGATCACGCAGCTTTCCTCGGCCCGTTTGCGGGTTCTGACCGTGGGGTTCGCGCCGGGGCAGCCCTATCTGGGGGAATTGCCCGAAAACTGGAACCTGCCGCGCCGGGCCGAGTTGAACCCGATGGTGCCCGCCGGCGCGATGATCCAGGCGATCCGGCAATGTGTTTTGTTCTCGCGCCCCTCACCCACGGGGTGGCGCCATGTGGGGCAGACAGCTTTCCATAATTTCCGGCCTGACAGTGCCGATCCTTTTCCGCTGACCCCCGGTGACGAGGTGCAGTTTGTCGAAACCGATCGCGCCCATGTGGAACGATTGCTGGAGGACCCCGGCGCGCTTGATGGTGGTGCCGGGGTGGAGGTGATCGGATGA
- a CDS encoding BCCT family transporter, with the protein MADATTDGDEIEADFEVGQDNIDGNLGPFGFDIHNPVFVISGLTAVAFVLLTLIFPDQAGDIFADVRDFSITKLDWFFMIIVNIFVIFCIVLIFLPMSKVRLGGKEAVPEYSYPAWFAMLFAAGMGIGLLFFGVLEPVYHMNVSGPLGVASPIAADGSIIAENVEAARAMGLAATFYHWGLHGWAVYAIMALALALFTYNKGLPFSIRSCFYPILGERVWGWWGHVIDILAVFATLFGLATSLGLGAQQANAGFNFAFGLEISTNAQVIIIILVTAVALVSVYRGLEGGVKILSQFNMILAVLFFLFVLLVGPTLVGLNGFWTGLVAYTEEIIPLSNPFGRTDDAYRESWTAFYWAWWVSWAPFVGMFIARVSKGRTVREFIICVLLIPSLIIFIWMGVFGGIAIDQIITSPETSLVKANVIDSYSPELSLFGMLNELPLTRIASTIAIFLALVFFVTSSDSGSLVVDTITAGGKIDAPVPQRIFWCVVEGLIAIVLLIGGGLAALQAGVTATGLPFSILMLVMCYTIFQGLRKEPR; encoded by the coding sequence ATGGCAGATGCAACGACGGACGGCGATGAAATAGAAGCCGATTTTGAGGTTGGGCAAGACAATATAGACGGCAATCTCGGCCCTTTTGGGTTCGATATTCATAATCCGGTTTTTGTCATCTCCGGGTTGACCGCTGTCGCTTTCGTCCTCCTCACATTGATTTTCCCTGACCAGGCAGGTGACATTTTTGCGGATGTACGTGACTTCTCGATCACCAAACTTGACTGGTTCTTCATGATCATCGTGAATATCTTCGTGATATTCTGTATCGTGTTGATTTTCCTGCCAATGTCGAAGGTAAGGCTGGGCGGGAAAGAGGCCGTACCCGAATATTCCTACCCCGCATGGTTTGCGATGCTCTTCGCTGCGGGAATGGGGATTGGTCTTTTGTTTTTCGGTGTTCTCGAACCGGTTTATCACATGAACGTTTCGGGCCCGTTGGGCGTTGCCTCACCCATAGCGGCAGATGGCAGTATCATCGCTGAAAATGTCGAGGCTGCACGCGCGATGGGGCTGGCCGCAACCTTCTATCACTGGGGGCTGCATGGCTGGGCCGTCTACGCCATCATGGCACTGGCGCTTGCACTGTTCACCTATAACAAAGGTTTGCCCTTCTCCATCCGGTCCTGCTTTTATCCGATCCTGGGTGAGCGGGTTTGGGGCTGGTGGGGACATGTCATTGATATTCTCGCCGTTTTTGCCACTCTTTTCGGCCTGGCAACGTCTCTGGGGCTGGGGGCACAACAAGCCAATGCAGGGTTCAACTTCGCGTTCGGTCTTGAAATTTCGACCAACGCCCAGGTGATCATCATCATACTGGTGACTGCGGTCGCCCTGGTGTCGGTTTATCGCGGCCTTGAGGGCGGTGTGAAAATCCTCTCTCAATTCAACATGATACTTGCCGTCCTCTTCTTTCTTTTCGTCCTTCTGGTCGGACCGACACTGGTTGGTCTGAACGGCTTCTGGACCGGGCTTGTTGCCTATACCGAAGAAATCATCCCGCTATCCAATCCGTTCGGTCGCACAGATGATGCCTATCGCGAAAGCTGGACCGCGTTTTATTGGGCGTGGTGGGTGTCATGGGCGCCGTTCGTTGGCATGTTTATCGCCCGCGTTTCAAAAGGCCGCACAGTTCGCGAGTTCATCATCTGCGTCCTGCTGATTCCATCGCTGATCATCTTTATCTGGATGGGTGTCTTTGGCGGTATCGCGATTGATCAGATCATCACCAGCCCTGAAACCTCTCTGGTCAAGGCGAATGTGATCGACAGTTATTCACCTGAACTGTCCCTCTTTGGTATGCTCAACGAATTGCCGCTGACCAGGATCGCATCGACAATCGCGATTTTCCTGGCGCTTGTGTTCTTCGTAACCTCATCGGATTCCGGGTCGCTGGTCGTTGATACAATCACGGCTGGTGGCAAGATCGACGCCCCGGTGCCGCAGCGCATTTTCTGGTGCGTTGTTGAAGGTCTGATCGCCATTGTGCTCTTGATCGGTGGTGGTTTGGCGGCCCTGCAAGCGGGTGTAACCGCAACAGGCCTGCCCTTCTCAATTCTCATGCTGGTCATGTGCTATACGATCTTCCAGGGCCTGCGGAAAGAACCACGCTAG
- a CDS encoding MFS transporter, whose translation MSVLSALRLSHAPVAGFVSVGLVWGCFAAQVPVIKAHVGAGDALFGVLLLGTSIGLLSTMWIAPWMDRRLGTRAMPVAAICLAAVFVLPGLAGTPLIFFMAMLLAGLGSGLLDVVMNARVSELEARHGRSLMNANHAMFSVAYAFAAILTGLGRELALPTTANFAVVSLLIILLSTRMRMPVEPVDHTARKTRRFPWPVVLICGAIVLLAFFVEASVEAWSALHIERTLGGRAAEGAFGPAILGLTMAIGRFSGQAVSEQFSEQMVIVFGTVMASLGAMIAATATSPALAYLGFGTMGLGISVVGPMGLALLGRSVAPEQRTAAISRGAVIGFAGFVLAPAVMGLISGAFGLRIAFVMVGLLALGTPLLTLLLKKQAGQTG comes from the coding sequence ATGTCTGTTCTATCCGCCCTTCGCCTGTCCCACGCGCCTGTTGCCGGCTTTGTCTCGGTCGGGCTTGTCTGGGGATGTTTCGCGGCGCAGGTGCCGGTGATCAAGGCACATGTCGGGGCCGGTGATGCGCTGTTTGGCGTATTGTTGCTGGGCACCTCCATCGGCTTGCTGTCCACCATGTGGATCGCACCCTGGATGGACCGCAGGCTTGGCACACGGGCCATGCCGGTGGCCGCAATCTGCCTCGCGGCGGTGTTCGTGTTGCCGGGGTTGGCTGGAACCCCCCTGATCTTTTTTATGGCAATGCTGCTGGCCGGTCTGGGCTCCGGCCTGCTTGACGTGGTGATGAATGCGCGCGTGTCGGAACTGGAAGCGCGCCATGGCCGGTCCTTGATGAACGCAAACCACGCCATGTTTTCCGTCGCCTATGCCTTTGCGGCCATACTGACCGGGCTCGGGCGGGAACTGGCCCTGCCGACAACGGCCAATTTCGCGGTGGTGAGCCTGCTGATCATCCTGCTGTCCACGCGGATGAGAATGCCGGTTGAACCGGTTGATCATACTGCGCGCAAGACCCGTCGCTTTCCATGGCCCGTGGTTCTGATCTGCGGTGCCATCGTGTTGCTGGCCTTTTTCGTAGAAGCCTCGGTCGAAGCCTGGTCGGCCCTGCATATTGAACGCACCCTGGGCGGGCGCGCCGCCGAAGGGGCATTTGGCCCGGCGATTCTGGGTCTGACCATGGCAATTGGCCGGTTCTCGGGGCAAGCGGTGTCAGAGCAGTTTTCGGAACAGATGGTGATTGTTTTCGGCACCGTCATGGCCAGCCTTGGCGCGATGATCGCAGCAACCGCAACAAGCCCGGCACTGGCCTATCTGGGATTTGGCACCATGGGGCTGGGCATCTCGGTTGTCGGGCCCATGGGGCTGGCGCTTCTGGGCCGCTCCGTCGCGCCGGAACAGCGCACGGCGGCAATCTCGCGCGGGGCGGTTATCGGGTTTGCGGGATTTGTTCTTGCGCCTGCGGTGATGGGCCTGATCTCAGGCGCATTCGGTCTGCGCATCGCCTTTGTTATGGTCGGGCTTCTGGCCCTTGGCACACCGCTTCTGACCCTGCTGCTGAAGAAGCAGGCGGGGCAGACCGGGTAA
- a CDS encoding VOC family protein has translation MTPIPYLTFQGTCREAMTFYADVFGGTLDMMMKPGDAPDFEVPPGKEDWVMHTGLQFEGGGALFASDDMFGDAMPMQGSSIHMAFPTADEGRAAFEKLAEGGDVRMPYAATFWTAGFGTLKDRFGTNWMISTEQEPA, from the coding sequence ATGACCCCCATCCCCTATCTGACCTTCCAGGGCACCTGCCGCGAGGCGATGACATTCTATGCCGACGTGTTCGGCGGAACGCTTGATATGATGATGAAGCCCGGTGATGCGCCGGATTTCGAGGTGCCGCCCGGCAAGGAAGACTGGGTGATGCATACGGGCCTCCAGTTCGAGGGGGGCGGGGCGCTGTTCGCCTCGGATGACATGTTTGGTGATGCGATGCCGATGCAGGGCAGTTCGATCCATATGGCCTTTCCCACTGCCGATGAAGGCCGGGCTGCGTTTGAAAAACTGGCCGAAGGCGGGGATGTGCGCATGCCCTATGCCGCGACCTTCTGGACGGCGGGCTTTGGCACTCTGAAAGACCGGTTCGGGACCAACTGGATGATCTCGACCGAGCAGGAACCAGCCTGA
- the trpA gene encoding tryptophan synthase subunit alpha, which yields MTRIDDTFARLAAEGKKAFVAYVMAGDPDYDTSLEVIRGLPGAGVDIIELGLPFTDPMADGPTIQLAGQRALEAGQTLEKTLQMARELRKTDDRTPIVMMGYYNPIYSRGVDRFLADAKAAGIDGLIVVDLPPEEDEELCLPAQRAGLNFIRLATPTTDDARLPKVLQNTSGFVYYVSITGITGAAEAEAKDVAPEVARIKAQTDLPVIVGFGIKTPAASQSIAAVADGAVVGSAIVSEIAAGKPVSGVLAFVKTLADGAHRA from the coding sequence ATGACACGGATCGACGATACATTTGCGCGGCTGGCGGCCGAAGGGAAAAAGGCCTTTGTCGCCTATGTCATGGCCGGGGACCCTGATTATGACACCTCGCTTGAGGTGATCAGGGGCCTGCCCGGCGCGGGTGTCGATATCATCGAACTTGGTTTGCCTTTTACCGACCCGATGGCCGATGGCCCGACGATCCAGCTGGCCGGGCAACGGGCGCTTGAGGCGGGGCAGACGCTGGAAAAAACCCTGCAAATGGCCCGTGAGCTGCGCAAAACCGATGACCGGACACCGATTGTGATGATGGGCTATTACAACCCGATCTACAGTCGCGGGGTTGACCGGTTTCTGGCCGATGCCAAAGCGGCGGGGATCGACGGGCTGATCGTGGTTGATCTGCCACCCGAGGAAGATGAGGAACTGTGCCTGCCCGCGCAGCGCGCCGGTCTGAACTTCATCCGTCTGGCCACGCCCACAACCGATGATGCCCGCCTGCCCAAAGTGCTGCAGAACACGTCGGGTTTTGTCTATTACGTTTCGATCACCGGTATCACCGGCGCGGCCGAGGCCGAGGCGAAAGATGTCGCCCCCGAAGTGGCGCGGATCAAGGCGCAGACCGATCTGCCGGTGATCGTGGGCTTTGGCATCAAGACGCCTGCCGCCTCGCAATCCATTGCCGCGGTGGCCGATGGGGCGGTTGTCGGCTCTGCCATCGTATCTGAAATTGCTGCGGGCAAACCGGTGTCCGGGGTTCTGGCCTTTGTCAAAACACTGGCTGATGGCGCGCATCGCGCGTGA